One part of the Rhizobium rhizogenes genome encodes these proteins:
- a CDS encoding MoxR family ATPase: MNTIFRPAPQPSPDAPFYTPLGNECTLFESAWVRQLPLLLKGPTGCGKTRFVSHMAAKLGLPLSTVSCHDDLAAADLTGRYLLKGGETVWMDGPLTRSVRQGGICYLDEIVEARKDVAVVLHPLTDDRRILPLERTGEVLEAPSGFMLVVSYNPGYQNLLKSLKPSTRQRFVAIEFDFLPKEQEIAVVSHESGLDARDVEPLVDLAHRLRGLKGHDLEEGVSTRLLVYCASLIDTGLPARQAVRATMIEPLTDEPDVKAALHEVADAIIR, encoded by the coding sequence ATGAATACGATTTTCCGCCCCGCGCCGCAGCCTTCGCCGGACGCGCCGTTCTACACCCCGCTCGGTAATGAATGCACGCTGTTCGAAAGCGCCTGGGTGCGGCAATTGCCGCTGCTGCTGAAAGGCCCGACCGGTTGCGGCAAGACCCGTTTCGTCAGCCATATGGCAGCGAAACTCGGCCTGCCGCTTTCCACCGTTTCGTGCCACGACGATCTTGCCGCCGCTGATCTGACCGGCCGTTACCTGCTGAAAGGCGGCGAAACCGTGTGGATGGACGGCCCGCTGACACGATCCGTGCGTCAGGGCGGCATATGTTACCTCGACGAGATCGTTGAGGCGCGAAAGGATGTGGCTGTCGTATTGCATCCCCTCACCGATGATCGCCGCATCCTGCCACTGGAACGCACCGGCGAAGTGCTGGAAGCACCCTCGGGCTTCATGCTCGTCGTTTCCTATAATCCCGGATACCAGAACCTTTTAAAGAGCCTGAAACCCAGCACCCGCCAGCGTTTCGTCGCCATTGAATTCGATTTTCTGCCCAAGGAGCAGGAAATCGCCGTAGTTTCGCATGAAAGCGGGCTGGATGCGCGCGATGTCGAGCCGCTCGTCGATCTTGCCCACCGGCTGCGCGGCCTGAAAGGCCACGATCTGGAAGAAGGCGTCTCCACCCGCCTGCTCGTTTATTGCGCCAGCCTCATCGATACCGGCCTTCCCGCCCGTCAGGCCGTGCGCGCGACCATGATCGAACCGCTGACCGACGAGCCCGATGTGAAGGCCGCGCTGCATGAAGTCGCGGATGCGATCATTCGATAG